In Zalophus californianus isolate mZalCal1 chromosome 17, mZalCal1.pri.v2, whole genome shotgun sequence, one DNA window encodes the following:
- the SERTAD3 gene encoding SERTA domain-containing protein 3, with protein MVGGLKRKHSDLEEEEEDEKWDWGPAGLRSYQQALLRISLDKVQRSLGPRAPSLRRHVLIHNTLQQLQAALCLAPAPVLPPEPLFLGEEDFSLSATIGSILRELETSMDETEPPQNPVAPPGPQNEGLPQPDPVFLEALSSRYLGDSGLDDFFLDIDTSAVEKEPALAPPEPPHNLFCAPGSWEWNELDHIMEIILGS; from the coding sequence ATGGTAGGAGGCTTGAAGAGGAAACACTCAGatttggaggaggaagaggaggatgagAAGTGGGACTGGGGTCCAGCAGGCCTGCGGAGCTACCAGCAAGCCCTGCTTCGAATCTCGCTAGACAAGGTCCAGCGAAGCCTGGGTCCGCGAGCGCCGAGCCTGCGCAGGCACGTTCTTATCCACAATACCCTGCAGCAGCTCCAGGCCGCCCTGTGCCTGGCTCCAGCACCTGTTCTGCCCCCTGAGCCCCTCTTCCTGGGCGAGGAGGACTTCTCCCTGTCAGCCACCATCGGCTCTATTCTCAGGGAATTGGAGACGTCCATGGATGAGACGGAGCCCCCTCAGAATCCAGTGGCtcccccaggaccccagaacGAAGGGCTGCCCCAGCCTGATCCAGTCTTCTTAGAAGCTCTGAGCTCCCGGTACCTGGGGGACTCTGGTCTGGATGACTTTTTTCTGGACATTGACACATCTGCAGTAGAGAAGGAGCCTGCACTTGCCCCACCGGAGCCCCCTCACAACCTCTTCTgtgccccagggtcctgggagtggaATGAACTCGATCACATTATGGAAATCATTTTGGGATCCTAA